A single genomic interval of Mycolicibacterium holsaticum DSM 44478 = JCM 12374 harbors:
- a CDS encoding nuclear transport factor 2 family protein, whose amino-acid sequence MNPRLRELCDRADILDCMQRYARGMDRRDRDLVRSAYHDDAVDEHIGFVGPVDEFIDWAFAYHRTQTRHQHYLLNHTAEIAGDQAHAETYYLFVGTDREPPNHLTINGGRYVDRLERRDDRWAIAARVCIVEWHTESTSLITDETMGFLADIMTVAHDHTDTSYDRPLTVSRAPTGP is encoded by the coding sequence GTGAACCCCAGACTGCGGGAGCTCTGCGATCGCGCGGACATCCTCGACTGCATGCAGCGCTACGCGCGCGGGATGGATCGACGCGACCGCGACCTGGTGCGCTCGGCCTACCACGACGACGCGGTCGACGAGCACATCGGTTTCGTGGGCCCCGTCGACGAGTTCATCGACTGGGCGTTTGCCTACCACCGGACGCAGACCCGCCATCAGCACTACCTGTTGAACCACACCGCCGAGATCGCGGGCGATCAGGCGCACGCCGAAACCTACTATCTGTTCGTCGGAACGGACCGCGAGCCGCCCAATCACCTGACCATCAACGGGGGCCGCTACGTCGACCGGCTGGAGCGACGCGACGACCGCTGGGCGATCGCGGCGAGGGTGTGCATCGTCGAGTGGCACACCGAGTCGACGTCGCTGATCACCGACGAGACCATGGGGTTTCTGGCCGACATCATGACCGTCGCCCATGACCACACCGACACCTCCTACGATCGCCCACTGACCGTCAGCCGCGCCCCCACCGGCCCGTGA
- a CDS encoding nitroreductase family protein has product MDIDQLLTSTRSARRSLDLDAPVDRRAVEDCLRIGMQAANGSNQQSWRWIVVADEELRGRLASLYRDAYLQRVGGQLIADLLPPDMPGRRIMSSTEWLVENMAKVPLLVIPCYEPYLPRVDGDESFFQATLYGSIFPAVWNFALALHTRGYGTCVTTLHLAHEEAVREMLAIPEGYVQGCLLPVARLRPGVTFRPAERRPIAEVVAVDTWEGPSL; this is encoded by the coding sequence ATGGACATCGACCAGCTCCTGACGTCAACCCGGTCGGCGCGAAGGTCACTCGACCTCGACGCGCCGGTGGATCGGCGCGCCGTCGAGGACTGCCTGCGGATCGGGATGCAGGCCGCCAACGGATCCAATCAACAGAGCTGGCGTTGGATCGTCGTGGCCGACGAGGAGTTGCGGGGCCGCTTGGCGTCGCTGTACCGCGACGCCTACCTGCAGAGGGTCGGTGGCCAACTGATCGCCGACCTGCTGCCCCCCGACATGCCCGGCCGAAGGATCATGTCGTCGACCGAATGGCTGGTCGAGAACATGGCAAAGGTTCCGCTGCTCGTAATCCCCTGCTATGAACCGTATCTCCCCCGGGTGGACGGTGACGAGTCCTTCTTTCAGGCAACGCTGTACGGCTCGATCTTTCCGGCCGTGTGGAACTTCGCGCTGGCCCTGCACACCCGTGGCTACGGCACGTGCGTGACGACTCTGCACCTGGCTCACGAGGAGGCGGTCCGGGAGATGCTCGCCATTCCCGAGGGTTACGTCCAGGGCTGTCTGCTGCCGGTCGCCCGCCTGCGGCCAGGCGTCACGTTCCGTCCGGCGGAGCGGCGGCCGATCGCCGAAGTCGTCGCCGTGGACACCTGGGAGGGGCCGTCGTTGTGA
- a CDS encoding SDR family NAD(P)-dependent oxidoreductase has translation MIDFTGQVALVTGAGRGLGRVYALELARRGASVVVNDLGGSMGGDGEDTAVADRVVDEITASGGVAVASYVSVDSPAGGEAVVRTAVDAFGRLDAVISNAGIFSAIPFDELTPEDWRRMLSVHLDGAFYLAQPAYRVMRAQGYGRFVFIASSAGMFGQHLEAHYAAAKTGIVGLTNVIALEGDPHGIRANTVLPFGLSRMVTETLGDPKVLEENGFFAAIRPELVAPIVVFLASRDCDFSHQNFSACAGRFARVFVGLSDGWLAPRSGDPDGDPTADDIAAHLAEVVATQPFTIPGSIYDEVFAVARRLGVTG, from the coding sequence ATGATCGATTTCACCGGCCAGGTCGCCTTGGTGACGGGCGCCGGACGCGGTCTCGGGCGCGTCTACGCGCTCGAGTTGGCAAGGCGCGGTGCGTCCGTCGTGGTCAACGACCTCGGCGGGAGCATGGGCGGCGACGGGGAGGACACCGCGGTCGCCGACCGGGTCGTCGACGAGATCACGGCCTCCGGCGGTGTGGCCGTCGCGTCCTACGTCTCGGTGGACAGCCCCGCAGGCGGCGAGGCCGTCGTGCGGACCGCCGTCGACGCGTTCGGCCGGCTCGACGCGGTGATCAGCAATGCCGGGATCTTCAGCGCGATCCCGTTCGACGAGCTGACACCCGAAGACTGGCGACGCATGCTCTCGGTCCACCTCGACGGTGCGTTCTACCTAGCCCAGCCCGCCTACCGGGTGATGAGGGCGCAGGGATACGGCCGCTTCGTGTTCATCGCCTCGTCGGCGGGGATGTTCGGCCAGCATCTGGAGGCGCACTACGCCGCCGCCAAGACCGGCATTGTCGGCTTGACCAACGTGATTGCGCTCGAGGGCGATCCGCACGGAATCCGGGCCAACACCGTGTTGCCGTTCGGGCTGTCCCGGATGGTCACCGAGACGCTGGGTGATCCGAAGGTCCTCGAGGAGAACGGCTTTTTCGCCGCGATCCGCCCCGAACTGGTGGCGCCGATCGTGGTGTTTCTGGCCAGCCGGGACTGCGACTTCAGCCACCAAAACTTCTCGGCGTGTGCGGGTCGATTCGCCCGCGTGTTCGTCGGCCTCAGCGACGGCTGGCTGGCGCCGCGCAGTGGCGATCCGGATGGCGATCCGACTGCCGACGATATCGCCGCGCACCTCGCGGAAGTGGTGGCCACGCAGCCGTTCACGATCCCCGGGTCGATCTACGACGAGGTGTTCGCGGTCGCCCGGCGCCTCGGTGTCACCGGATGA